The Anas platyrhynchos isolate ZD024472 breed Pekin duck chromosome 3, IASCAAS_PekinDuck_T2T, whole genome shotgun sequence genome includes a window with the following:
- the CEP162 gene encoding centrosomal protein of 162 kDa isoform X3, with the protein MLEKFHKDKKDSYLNKEEESIASDSPDNLEGMLGSSGRIVKIQNTLQLMGGTDENMHAEKMPLQTSNGIAVSLSRDSLETNDSVVASGLNQSITGVGLDTLEEQEEKEIFFAKLEQEASSTIDYSRLNKELDSNDSIILAPFVRNEESKKGEEEAAHEEKSGSYSEDFEEETDANPGFKTEGNQEPNTGMLAKVVLLDSQDSTTELQKAVETSDVALGEHYLPQEVSGMEMKETGTSYGQTSSDIEALHQAYHHIDQSLEDTDEQKIHDSAMAISKCLLESVSQNNDIYSKNVSTTESDLPTVEELMRPIKGDSYNARGFDLEPESPVKQTGSTGNELVNHLPFNEHQNNTVWETNLIEKSNEDKSIFLQMGANKSNLQRVTEQEIHTSEVQPDVLNEKIVEDCLLSRGNRTNQAIQSHSTKNERSESVTTKQMLYKNNRSAAPLHKKKSLYGPQGVVRSSGYGKSTSHSKQSFPATERKTPRETFKKNTVKARSPSDRAKSKEVLFATRVIRSATNEPVSKEDINKVMSGQSVVHNVGHQALDSCKQHRHHLPFSPGKSCERELYLLRRAQVAEEDLNRARDLIQQLTSTVSQKEKEMETKILELKTRHEKELSQWGQENYVLQSKLRSMEELSKEKRWIHHAATVPVTEEKLSQIQKEIEDQEVIIQGYQQENEKLYKQMKELQIENKKNEEQMFKENQCLMSELIALREKIEKINIQSRIVQDSEPARNQSFTELISELRAARKEENKLQEEIKRLKQDKQALEVDLGQAKKERDLAKVQIASTSGEKSYEFKVMEESYKQEILHLKKRLQWYAENQDLLDKDAARLKDAREEIEKLKLEVEKLRAEAGDECVQQKKRLKDRAADAKRIQDLERQIREMEGILKRRYPNSLPALMFAAAAAEKTNDLSAKTNTIDFLERRIKKLEMELEGKDDEAKKSLRAMEQQFQKIKIQYEQRLAELEQLLAYKFMSELPKPNSEKANSTELEEELQSLKKTHQITVKNLETEIENLKSQNSQLKLRSKKDNKDLKLTDSQIKESNTKDRLLKLNQELVTKNKEIRDLTKTVEKLQKERMMMLSDNNLRNKTDNKENSQILKKHTLATDKRNSSNSEPFLGIFHDDRIYQPHTFSDPSISEVLQENAQLKEELEKLSLEMNQQRVKSQATLAHSENNIRRIQEDTAEYIASLKASHQREVENILCQYAKEHSASKVAELNSRISTQEILIKHLQEQISEHQRHQEALLVSQMREELLQKEVAKLLEELREAKESQSPEMKHFLCLEKKIKHIENRYAEREQELQKATQHITEARQTHEAEKWRKLAQRKNQELEKFRVELDSILDVLRELQKQGVVIPAPNSSGFSITDNCWKT; encoded by the exons atgctggaaaaattTCATAAGGACAAGAAAGATTCATATTtaaacaaagaagaagaaagcatcGCTTCTGACAGTCCAGACAATTTGGAGG GAATGCTTGGATCAAGTGGAAGAATTGTCAAGATACAGAACACTTTGCAGCTGATGGGAGGAACTGATGAGAATATGCACGCAGAAAAGATGCCTCTTCAGACGAGTAATGGGATCGCTGTCTCCTTAAGCAGAGACAGCCTGGAGACAAACG ATTCAGTGGTAGCTTCTGGGCTGAACCAAAGTATCACAGGAGTTGGATTGGATACCCtggaagaacaagaagaaaaagaaatcttttttgCCAAACTCGAACAGGAAGCTTCATCAACTATTGATTATTCAAGATTAAATAAAGAGCTGGATTCCAATGATTCCATAATACTAGCACCATTTGTTCG aaatgaagaaagtaaaaaaggagaagaggaagctgcaCATGAAGAGAAATCTG GCAGCTACAGTGaagattttgaagaagaaaCGGATGCTAATCCTGGTTTTAAAACTGAAGGAAATCAG GAACCAAACACTGGCATGCTGGCTAAag TTGTATTACTTGATTCACAAGATTCAACTACAGAACTTCAAAAAGCTGTTGAAACATCAGATGTAGCACTAGGTGAACATTATCTGCCTCAAGAAGTTAGTGgaatggaaatgaaagaaacag gcACTTCCTATGGACAAACTAGCAGTGACATCGAAGCATTACACCAAGCATATCATCACATTGATCAGTCTTTGGAAGACACTGATGAGCAAAAAATACATGATTCTGCAATGGCAATCTCAAAGTGCTTATTGGAAAGTGTTTCACAAAATAATGATATCTATTCAAAAAATGTGTCAACCACTGAGTCAG ACCTACCTACTGTGGAAGAATTAATGAGACCTATTAAAGGAGATTCGTATAATGCCAGAGGATTTGATTTGGAACCTGAAAG tccTGTGAAACAGACAGGCAGCACAGGAAATGAACTTGTCAATCACTTGCCCTTTAATGAGCACCAGAATAATACAGTTTGGGAGACAAACTTAATTGAAAAATCTAATGAAGACAAGAGCATCTTTCTGCAGATGGGTGCAAATAAAAGTAACCTTCAGAGGGTGACTGAACAAGAAATTCATACCAGTGAAGTTCAGCCTGATGTACTAAATGAGAAGATTGTAGAAGACTGTCTGCTTTCACGAGGCAACAGGACTAACCAG GCTATTCAGTCTCATTCCACGAAGAATGAAAGATCAGAGTCAGTGACAACTAAGCAAATGTTGTACAAGAATAACAGAAGTGCAGCACctttacataaaaagaagtCTTTGTATGGTCCTCAAGGAGTGGTTAGAAGTTCTGGGTATGGGAAATCCACTTCACACTCAAAACAGTCTTTTCCAGCTACTGAAAGGAAAACGCCAAGAGAAACTTTCAAGAAAAACACTGTGAAAGCCAGAAGTCCTTCAGACAGAGCCAAATCTAAAG AAGTCTTATTTGCTACAAGGGTAATAAGATCTGCAACAAATGAACCAGTTTCTAAGGAAGATATTAACAAGGTTATGTCTGGACAATCAGTTGTTCATAACGTTGGGCACCAGGCTCTGGATTCTTGCAAACAACATCGGCAT CATTTGCCATTTTCTCCTGGCAAAAGTTGTGAGAGAGAACTGTATTTGCTAAGACGAGCACAAGTTGCTGAGGAGGACCTGAACAGAGCTCGTGATTTGATTCAACAGCTAACCAGCACAGTTTcacaaaaggagaaagaaatggagacaAAGATACTAGAATTGAAAACACGGCATGAAAAAGAGCTTTCTCAGTGGGGACAGGAAAACTATGTTCTTCAGAGCAAG CTGAGAAGCATGGAAGAGCTGTCTAAAGAAAAGAGGTGGATCCATCATGCAGCAACAGTTCctgtcactgaagaaaaattgtcacaaatacagaaagaaattgAAGATCAAGAGGTCATTATTCAAGGTTATCAGCAG GAAAATGAGAAGTTATACAAACAAATGAAGGAGCTGCAAAtcgaaaacaaaaaaaatgaagaacaaatgTTTAAGGAAAATCAGTGTTTAATGTCTGAGTTAATAGCACTAAG agaaaagatagaaaaaatTAATATCCAGTCACGAATTGTGCAGGATTCTGAACCAGCCAGGAATCAAAGTTTCACAGAATTGATTTCAGAGCTTCGAGCAGCACGG aaggaagaaaataaattacaagaaGAGATAAAACGTCTTAAACAAGATAAACAAGCTCTTGAGGTAGACTTGGGGCaagcaaagaaagagagagatttagCAAAAGTCCAAATTGCATCCACATCAG GTGAGAAGTCTTACGAATTTAAAGTTATGGAAGAATCATACAAAcaggaaattcttcatttaaaaaaaagacttcagtgGTATGCAGAAAATCAGGATCTTCTAGATAAAGATGCAGCCCGTCTTAAAGATGCAAGAGAAGAAATTGAGAAACTAAAACTAGAG GTCGAGAAGCTCAGAGCTGAAGCTGGAGACGAGTGTGTGCAACAGAAGAAACGTTTGAAAGACAGAGCAGCAGATGCTAAAAGAATTCAGGACCTTGAGCGACAA ATCAGAGAAATGGAAGGCATTCTGAAAAGAAGGTATCCAAATTCTTTGCCTGCTTTGATgttcgctgctgctgctgcagagaaaactAACGATCTTTCAgctaaaacaaacacaattgATTTTTTggagagaagaataaaaaagttAGAAATGGAACTTGAGGGTAAAGATGATGAAGCTAAAAAAAGTCTCCGTGCTATGGAACAACAGtttcaaaaaataaag ATACAGTATGAGCAAAGACTTGCAGAGCTTGAGCAGCTGCTTGCCTACAAATTCATGAGTGAATTGCCAAAACCGAATTCTGAGAAAGCCAATTCTACCGAACTTGAAGAGGAGCTTCAGAGTCTGAAGAAGACCCATCAGATCACCGTTAAAAACCTCGAGACAGAAATTGAAAACCTCAAGAGTCAAAATTCCCAATTAAAACTCAGAAGTAAAAAGGATAacaaagacttaaaattaaCAGACTCtcaaataaaagaaagtaaCACAAAAGACAGACTGTTAAAACTAAATCAAGAACTGgtcacaaaaaataaagaaataagagaCCTTACAAAAACTGTAGAGAAACTTCAAAAAGAAAGGATGATGATGTTGTCTGATAATAAtttgagaaataaaactgaTAATAAGGAAAACTCTCAGATCTTGAAAAAGCATACCTTAGCAACAGATAAAAGGAATTCCAGCAACAGTGAACCCTTTCTGGGCATTTTTCATGATGACAGAATATACCAACCTCATACTTTTTCTGATCCTAGTATCTCAGAAGTTCTGCAAGAAAATGCACAGTTGAAAGAGGAGCTAGAAAAATTGTCTCTAGAAATGAACCAGCAGAGGGTGAAGTCTCAAGCAACGCTGGctcattctgaaaataatatacGAAG GATACAGGAAGACACAGCAGAATACATTGCATCTCTGAAAGCTTCCCATCAGAGAGAAGTAGAGAACATCCTTTGCCAGTACGCAAAGGAACATTCTGCTTCCAAAGTAGCTGAACTTAACAGCAGAATTTCAACGCAAGAG ATATTAATAAAACATCTCCAAGAACAAATCAGCGAACACCAGAGACATCAGGAAGCCCTTCTAGTTTCACAGATGCGAGAGGAACTCCTACAAAAAGAG GTGGCAAAATTGTTGGAAGAACTGAGAGAGGCAAAGGAGAGCCAGAGTCCCGAAATGAAGCATTTCTTgtgtctggaaaagaaaatcaagcatATAGAAAACAGATATGCAGAAAGAGAACAAGAACTTCAAAAG